The Vicia villosa cultivar HV-30 ecotype Madison, WI linkage group LG1, Vvil1.0, whole genome shotgun sequence genome includes a region encoding these proteins:
- the LOC131644547 gene encoding glutathione S-transferase L3-like — protein sequence MTSITVRPPALTSTSEPPPIFDGTTRLYISYTCPFAQRVWVTRNYKGLQDKIELVAIDLQNRPAWYKEKVYPENKVPSLEHNGKVLGESLDLVKYVDANFEGTPLSPNDPAKKEFAEQLLSHSDTFVQELFGSFKGDTVQKTSSAVDYLENALGRFDDGPFLLGQFSLVDIVYIPFVERFQVFLAELFKYNITEGRPKLATWIEELNKIDAYTQTKVDPQALVDTYKNRFLELNKIDA from the exons ATGACTTCTAT CACCGTTCGTCCTCCCGCGCTAACTTCAACTTCGGAGCCACCTCCGATTTTTGATGGCACCACAAG GTTGTACATCAGTTACACTTGCCCCTTTGCACAACGTGTATGGGTCACTAGAAACTACAAG GGACTACAAGACAAGATTGAATTGGTTGCTATTGACCTGCAAAACAGGCCTGCATGGTATAAGGAAAAAGTATACCCTGAGAATAAG GTGCCATCTTTGGAGCACAATGGCAAGGTATTGGGAGAAAGTCTTGATTTAGTCAAATATGTGGATGCCAACTTTGAAGGAACACCTCTCTCTCCCAAT GATCCTGCCAAGAAAGAGTTTGCTGAGCAGTTGTTATCCCATTCTGATACCTTTGTCCAAGAGTTGTTCGGCTCATTCAAAGGGGATACTGTGCAAAAAACCA GTTCTGCTGTTGACTACTTGGAGAATGCCCTTGGTAGATTTGATGATGGGCCATTCCTTCTTGGTCAATTCAGTTTG GTGGATATTGTGTATATTCCGTTTGTGGAAAGATTCCAAGTTTTCCTTGCTGAGTTGTTCAAGTATAACATCACAGAGGGAAGACCTAAACTTGCAACATGGATTGAG GAGCTGAACAAAATTGATGCTTATACACAGACAAAAGTGGATCCTCAAGCACTTGTTGATACTTACAAGAATCGTTTTCTG GAACTGAACAAAATTGATGCTTAA
- the LOC131644551 gene encoding thylakoid membrane protein TERC, chloroplastic-like isoform X2 codes for MGLASVVHNGVQIPLNHNGVVRVRVSSSKASTLHFLHNPISSFSSVDHFHRPIHLQLSCSKPIRQVHPFHTSVKRIAAQPKDETSSTEETQSSAVRTVALWVFAAVAFGVGVGFKEGYDKASEFFAGYILEQSLSVDNLFVFVLIFKYFKVPALYQNRVLSYGIAGAVVFRLTIILLGTATIQRFEAVNLLLAAILLFSSFKLFASEEEESDLSDNFLVKTCQKLIPVTTNYDGDKFLTKQDGIWMATPLLLTVAVIELSDIAFAVDSIPAVFGVTRDPFIVFSSNLFAILGLRSLYLIISEGMSELKYLQPSIAVVLGFIGFKMIADYFGFHVSTEASLGFVASSLSIGVILSLANKSD; via the exons ATGGGCTTAGCTTCTGTGGTTCACAATGGCGTTCAAATTCCGCTGAATCACAATGGTGTTGTCAGAGTGAGGGTTTCATCTTCCAAAGCCTCTACACTCCATTTCCTTCACAATCcaatctcttctttttcttcag TTGATCATTTTCATCGTCCTATCCACCTTCAACTTTCATGCTCCAAACCAATTCGTCAGGTTCATCCATTTCATACTTCAG TGAAGAGAATTGCTGCTCAACCAAAGGATGAAACATCTTCTACTGAGGAAACACAGAGCTCTGCTGTTAGAACTGTAGCTTTATGG GTTTTCGCCGCAGTAGCATTTGGTGTTGGCGTGGGTTTTAAAGAAGGTTATGACAAGGCGTCTGAATTTTTCGCTGG ATACATATTGGAGCAAAGTCTCTCAGTGGATAATCTCTTTGTCTTTGTTCTAATATTCAAATACTTCAAAGTGCCAGCTTTGTATCAG AATCGTGTACTTTCCTATGGTATTGCCGGTGCAGTTGTTTTTCGCCTGACAATAATACTTCTTGGAACAGCCACCATTCAG AGGTTTGAAGCAGTCAACCTTCTATTGGCGGCGATATTACTCTTCTCATCATTTAAG CTatttgctagtgaagaagaagagtCAGACTTATCTGATAACTTTTTGGTGAAGACATGCCAGAAACTTATCCCTGTAACAA CAAATTATGATGGAGACAAgttcttaacaaagcaggatggGATATGGATG GCCACACCTTTGCTTCTTACAGTAGCAGTTATTGAACTCAGTGACATTGCATTTGCT GTGGACTCAATACCTGCAGTTTTTGGTGTAACACGGGATCCATTTATAGTGTTTTCTTCTAATCTTTTTGCCATTCTGG GTTTGAGGTCACTTTACTTGATAATTTCGGAAGGGATGTCAGAATTGAAGTACTTACAG CCGTCCATTGCTGTTGTTCTTGGATTTATCGGGTTTAAGATGATTGCGGACTATTTTG GATTCCATGTCTCAACAGAAGCATCTCTCGGTTTCGTAGCCTCAAGTCTTTCCATCGGAGTGATATTAAGTCTGGCTAACAAATCCGACTAA
- the LOC131644551 gene encoding thylakoid membrane protein TERC, chloroplastic-like isoform X1: protein MGLASVVHNGVQIPLNHNGVVRVRVSSSKASTLHFLHNPISSFSSVDHFHRPIHLQLSCSKPIRQVHPFHTSEVKRIAAQPKDETSSTEETQSSAVRTVALWVFAAVAFGVGVGFKEGYDKASEFFAGYILEQSLSVDNLFVFVLIFKYFKVPALYQNRVLSYGIAGAVVFRLTIILLGTATIQRFEAVNLLLAAILLFSSFKLFASEEEESDLSDNFLVKTCQKLIPVTTNYDGDKFLTKQDGIWMATPLLLTVAVIELSDIAFAVDSIPAVFGVTRDPFIVFSSNLFAILGLRSLYLIISEGMSELKYLQPSIAVVLGFIGFKMIADYFGFHVSTEASLGFVASSLSIGVILSLANKSD, encoded by the exons ATGGGCTTAGCTTCTGTGGTTCACAATGGCGTTCAAATTCCGCTGAATCACAATGGTGTTGTCAGAGTGAGGGTTTCATCTTCCAAAGCCTCTACACTCCATTTCCTTCACAATCcaatctcttctttttcttcag TTGATCATTTTCATCGTCCTATCCACCTTCAACTTTCATGCTCCAAACCAATTCGTCAGGTTCATCCATTTCATACTTCAG AAGTGAAGAGAATTGCTGCTCAACCAAAGGATGAAACATCTTCTACTGAGGAAACACAGAGCTCTGCTGTTAGAACTGTAGCTTTATGG GTTTTCGCCGCAGTAGCATTTGGTGTTGGCGTGGGTTTTAAAGAAGGTTATGACAAGGCGTCTGAATTTTTCGCTGG ATACATATTGGAGCAAAGTCTCTCAGTGGATAATCTCTTTGTCTTTGTTCTAATATTCAAATACTTCAAAGTGCCAGCTTTGTATCAG AATCGTGTACTTTCCTATGGTATTGCCGGTGCAGTTGTTTTTCGCCTGACAATAATACTTCTTGGAACAGCCACCATTCAG AGGTTTGAAGCAGTCAACCTTCTATTGGCGGCGATATTACTCTTCTCATCATTTAAG CTatttgctagtgaagaagaagagtCAGACTTATCTGATAACTTTTTGGTGAAGACATGCCAGAAACTTATCCCTGTAACAA CAAATTATGATGGAGACAAgttcttaacaaagcaggatggGATATGGATG GCCACACCTTTGCTTCTTACAGTAGCAGTTATTGAACTCAGTGACATTGCATTTGCT GTGGACTCAATACCTGCAGTTTTTGGTGTAACACGGGATCCATTTATAGTGTTTTCTTCTAATCTTTTTGCCATTCTGG GTTTGAGGTCACTTTACTTGATAATTTCGGAAGGGATGTCAGAATTGAAGTACTTACAG CCGTCCATTGCTGTTGTTCTTGGATTTATCGGGTTTAAGATGATTGCGGACTATTTTG GATTCCATGTCTCAACAGAAGCATCTCTCGGTTTCGTAGCCTCAAGTCTTTCCATCGGAGTGATATTAAGTCTGGCTAACAAATCCGACTAA
- the LOC131644550 gene encoding probable protein phosphatase 2C 38, whose protein sequence is MVRSCWKPAVDGDEGDGSGSGSGGRVDGLLWYKDLGNHVYGDFSMAVIQANSSLEDRSEFESGPLSFNHFGPQGTFVGVYDGHGGAEASQFVSDNLFCNLKRLAAENQGLSENVIKRAFSATEESFLSLVKKQWLSKPHIASAGTCCLVGIVCNGMIYIANSGDSRVVLGRFERARREASAIQLSTEHNVNLERVRDELRLKHPFDSEIVVLRHNVWRVKGLIQVSRSIGDAYLKKAEFNREPLPAKFRLAETFFKPILSCEPSISSHKLHPDDQFLIFASDGLWEHLSNQEAVHIVSNNAPNGIARRLVKAALREAAKKREMRLADLQKIEQGTRRHFHDDITVIVVFLNHKMIDNSSLCGSPLSIKGGGSGNH, encoded by the exons ATGGTGAGATCTTGCTGGAAGCCTGCTGTGGATGGTGATGAGGGAGATGGGAGTGGAAGTGGGAGTGGTGGGAGAGTTGATGGATTGTTGTGGTATAAAGATTTAGGGAACCATGTTTATGGTGATTTTTCAATGGCTGTGATTCAAGCTAATAGTTCTTTGGAGGATAGAAGTGAGTTTGAGTCTGGTCCTTTGAGTTTTAACCATTTTGGTCCTCAAGGAACTTTTGTTGGTGTTTATGATGGTCATGGTGGAGCTGAGGCTTCTCAATTTGTCAGTGATAATCTTTTCTGCAATCTCAAAA GGCTTGCAGCTGAAAACCAAGGCTTATCAGAAAATGTTATTAAAAGGGCATTTTCAGCAACAGAAGAAAGTTTTCTATCACTTGTGAAGAAACAGTGGCTAAGTAAGCCACATATTGCATCAGCAGGTACATGTTGTTTGGTTGGGATAGTTTGCAACGGAATGATATATATTGCGAATTCCGGTGACTCGAGGGTGGTGCTGGGAAGATTTGAGAGAGCAAGAAGGGAAGCATCAGCTATACAATTATCTACAGAACATAATGTTAATCTTGAAAGAGTTAGAGATGAACTTAGATTAAAGCATCCCTTTGATTCGGAAATTGTGGTTCTGAGACACAATGTTTGGCGCGTGAAAGGCCTCATTCag GTTTCGCGGTCGATCGGTGATGCATATTTGAAGAAAGCTGAATTCAATAGGGAGCCTCTACCGGCTAAGTTTAGGCTAGCTGAAACATTTTTCAAGCCAATTCTGAGTTGTGAGCCATCAATTTCGTCACACAAACTTCATCCTGATGACCAGTTTCTCATATTTGCTTCTGATGGATTATGGGAGCATCTTAGCAACCAAGAGGCTGTTCATATAGTCAGCAATAATGCACCTAAT GGAATTGCAAGAAGACTTGTGAAGGCAGCACTAAGAGAAGCAGCTAAGAAGAGAGAGATGAGACTAGCAGACCTGCAAAAGATTGAACAAGGAACAAGGAGACACTTTCATGATGATATAACAGTGATTGTTGTGTTTCTGAATCACAAAATGATTGATAATAGTTCTCTTTGTGGTTCTCCTCTTTCAATTAAGGGAGGTGGATCTGGTAATCATTAA